CATGTGCGTCCCCTTGCTCACAGTTATAAACGACGACCTCCGCCATGCTATTTTATCACCTACCTACTCATGCAACTCCGAAACGAACTAACCTAGCCCAATCATAAAAGGACAAAATTTGAAAATAAACTATATGAAAACAAGATTTTTAAAACTAGATATAATTACCAACAATAAATTGACAATTTAATTGCTTCGTTGTATGGTTAGTTACATAAGTAATGAACCAATTAACTAGGAGGTGGATTGTGATTTATTCGTTAAGCAATGAAAAACCAATCTTCCAGCAAATTCGTGAACGGGTTGAAGATGCCATTCTTGATGGGCAACTACAATCTGAAGATCGCATTCCATCAACCAATGAATTTGCCAAAGAGTATCAAATAAATCCTGCAACAGCAGGCAAGGGTGTGAACGAATTAGTGGAAAAAGGTGTCATTTATAAAAAACGAGGCGTAGGTATGTTTGTCAGTACAGATGCACGAAAAATTTTAATTGCAGAACGTAAGGAAAACTTTTTTGCACAACATATTGAACCGTTAAAAAAAGAGGCGGTACGATTAGGCATCTCTGACGAAGAATTACAAAATATGTTACAGAGGGGATAATTTATGAAGATTGATGTTAGAAATGTTAGCAAACTGTATAAGCAAAAACATGCTTTAAAAAATGTATCTTTTACGATTGAAGGGCCAAAAATCATCGGTTTTTTAGGTCATAATGGCGCTGGTAAAACAACATTTTTAAATTTATTAGCAGGGCTTATTCCTACAACTGAAGGGCATATACGTATCAATGGCGAGAATGTTTTCAATGCCCCTGCTATATTGCGTAACATTTGTTTTGTTGCAGAGAGTGGTAATTTTCAAGAAGATATGACGATCGCACAATGTTTAAAGACTAATCGTTTTTTCTATCCAAAGTGGGATGAACAGCTTGCAAATGAGCTTCTTCAAGTATTTGCACTTAATCCAAAAGATAAAGTGCGCAATTTATCTAAAGGGATGGTATCTGCACTTGGTATTATTACAGGGTTTGCTAGTCATGCTGCCATTACCATTTTCGATGAGCCCTATATCGGCTTAGACGTAGCTGCCCGCAATACATTTTATGATTTATTAATTGATCAACAAATAGAACATCCAAGGCTATTCCTTTTATCGACGCATTTAATAGATGAAGCCAGTGAATTGTTTGAAGAAATCCTTATTCTGCAAGAAGGTGAGTTATTGCTGCAAAAAACGGCGGAGCAATGGGATCAGTATATTGTTGCAGTAAAAGGAAATGCTCAAGATGTTGAACGCGCAATACTAGACTTAGAAGTCATTTACAAGCATATTTTTATGCATGATATGACGGCCGTTGTCTATGCCAACGGTCGTGCAATCGAAGGTCAAAATATTACATTAGAAAATGTATCTTTACAAGACCTGTTAGTGTATTTAAGTAAACAGCAGAAAGAGAGGTTAGTAAAATGAAAACAGTACAAGGTAGCTTATATGTATTTTTTCAAAGCTATAAAAAAAGTAATATTATTTTTTGGTGCATTTTGTTTGCCATTGTCCTACTGTCATTTTTTATTGATTCCTTTTTTGGACAATATATTACTTTTGCTATGACCATCTCTATACCTGTCTATATTTTTTATAGTACGATGGGGGCTAAAATTTTAAATAAAACATTGCCTTATTTTTTAAAGCTTGGCTTAAGCCGTATGCAGTATGTTTGGAACATAGGCTTATTTTTCATCGTTTGGAGCCTTATTGGTGCATTTATAATAGCCTGTACACACAAAATGATTTCCTTCGTCTCAAATCTATTAGATTATCAAAATATGGTCATTATTCACCCTCTATTCTTTTTTAGCAGTTCGGATTCATTTTTTCTAACAATGGCGATAGATACCGTGTTACTACTACTTTGTTTAATCTCTAGCCTGCTTTTAAATGTCGTCTTTTATCGCTTCGGCACATTAGGTGGCTACAGTTTTATTGGTGTAATGGCTTTGATTCCAATAATGATGGTAATTTTCGGATGGTACTCGCCACTTTTGCTGACATTATCGAAAGCATCCACTTTGCAAATAATCAGTAGCTTACTAGGTATGATTATTATCATTTATATTGTCATCTCAAGTGCATTACGAAAAGCTCCTGCAATGCCATCATAAAACCTTGAAGGGGTCGACAAAATGAAAAAAATGATTTGTAAAATTGTAGGTTTAGAACTGCTTCTTCTATTTTTTTATGTTGCCAATGGGGCTTACGTTTCCATTCAACAACCTTCTAGTCCCTTTTTGCAATTTGCTTTGTTGATTCCTTTAGCAATCGGTCTCGTTCTTTATATAATTGCCAAAAAGAAATGGCGTCATTATTTCTTTATTCCCATTAATATCGAAAATATCTTTGTCTACTCACCTATGATTTTCGTTTTATGTATTATTTTATTTAGTACGAAAGGGTTAAATTTCGAATCCATTAGCGATTTATTGCTCATGTTTATCATGCAAATGTTTGTTGTTGCTTTTATTGAAGAAACAGTTTTTAGAGGCATCTTGCTGCGCTTATTGTTATCTAAGGGAACTTTTACTGCTATTTGGCTTTCTAGTATTCTTTTTGGCGTGACGCATGCATTGCAACTTATTGGGGGACAATCGCTGGAAGATACCATTATACAGATTATTTATGCCTTTCTTGTAGGTCTCGTTCTTTCGTTACTTATAATCGATGGGCAATCTATTATTTTGACGATTGTCTTCCATGGTTTCAACAACTTCTTTAATTTTATGGGGAATGCAGAAAGTTCCATGTTAACAGCGTATCTTATCATCATTGTACTGTTTGTGTATCTGTTATTTTTATGGAGACGTGTTAAGAAAAAGGCAGCGGTACAATCTCTGCGTAGTAGCAGTTCTGTACAAAATTTCTATCATTAATATATAGATATTACGCATGAAAAGAGAGGATAAAAATGAAAAAAACTGCCGTACTTTTATATCCGCAATTCAGTGAATACGAATTAAGTGTAGCGTTATCGATATTAATGCAAGGGAAAAAACCTATCGTAACGATTGGCTTAAATCATCAGAAGATTATGGGCGAATCTGGTTTAACTTGTCTAGCCGATAGGCAATTAAGCGAAATTAATGTAGATGAGATTGATAGTCTCTTATTACCTGGCTGTATGGATATTGGAACATTAGTAGATGAGCAAGAATTATTATATTTTATTAAGACATTGGATTTACAAGGCGCAGTCATAGCTAGTATTTCCAGTTCCCCTTATCTTTTAGCCAAGGCAGGTGTACTAAAGGATAAATACTATACAGTCGGTTTACCACTTGAAGGCATGAAACAATTGGGTGTTTTTGATCTTAGCTATTACGCCGATGAACTAATCGTTCAGGATGGTAGGATTATCACGGCTAGAGGTAGAGGTTTTATTCAATTTGGTTTAGCCTTAGGTAAAGCGTTACAGCTAGATTTTGATGCACAATGGTATAAATAACAGTGCCTGTCACCCAAACAATTTTATTTAAATACTGATGATAAAACCCATAAAAACAAAGGATAGTTCTCGCCAATCGCTTGGCTTCAGAACTATCCTTTATTAGTTACATGATACTTTTATTTAACAGCTGCATTTTCATTTCTTTTGCTGTATACGTAAATTGACAAATAGCCTAAATCCCTTTTTGACTTTTCACCATAATACTTTTTCAATTTAACATCACACGGGCAAGAAAATTCATGCTATTGGGGCGTTTAAGAGATTTAACTAGCCCTTAATAGGCATACAAATAGACCATTTAGTCTTACATCTCATATGTTAATTATGAACCACAACTTATCAAAACAGGAGGTAATAACATGTTTAATCGTAAGCGTCACCATGGAAGAGGACCACAATGCTGCCCACCACAAACAATGCCAACACAATTTGACCCACCACAATTTTTACCGCCAGAGCAATATGTACGCACAAATTACATTCATACAGTTGTACCACACGTTCAACCTGCACATATTACAACAGTGAACAAACATATTATCGATCATCAATACTACTTCCCATGCACAGAGAACGTAGTAAATGAATGCTGTGAAAATCATACACTATGTGGTATGCCACATAATCACTGCCATATGCCACAACAACACATGGGTCACCATAAACATATGGGCATGGGGTATTAATTTGTATGCGATGAGACTTTTGATGTCTCATCGCTTTTCTTATATAACTAACATTATTTTTCGCCTGCTGTTTTTACCTGGTTCCGACCTGCTTGCTTAGCAAGATACAATGCTCCATCTGCCGCTTCAATCAATGCTTCTGTCGTACTAGCCATTTTAGGATACTCTGCAACTCCCGCTGATAGCGTTACTGGACGACCACAAGGACTGTTCGAATTTGCTAACTGTTGTCTTAAATTTTCCGCTACAACGGCTGCTTCTTCAACAGTCGTATTAGGTAATAGAATAATAAATTCCTCACCGCCATAACGACAACAAATATCGTTTTCTCGTGCCACTGCTTTCATTTTTTTGGCTAAATATTGTAATACTTTATCTCCCACTGCATGGCCATAGGTATCGTTGACGCTCTTGAAATGATCCAAATCGAGTAAAATAATTGAATGCATCAATTGATTTTTCTCCCATTCAGATAGCGTAGCATCCATTGTTCGTCGGTTTGTGACCCCAGTTAAAGGGTCGGTTGTCGACTGATCTTTAAAATAGGAAACTTGCCCTTGCAAAAAGGACAAACTTCGAATAAGTGCACTCTTTAAATAATATGCTTCAAAATACCAACTGCGTACAGACTTTAACCCTTCAACACTTCTCGAATCTAAGCTCTCTTCTGTTAATGTTGCTAACTGCTGCAACGGGCGGGCAATTCGCGCTGCGGTCCATAATAAAACAAAAATCGACAAAAGCATAAGCGGTATTGCATTAATTGCTACTTCTTGTACTCGATCAAACGAAGGCTCTAGCGCTACCTCTAATGGTCGTTGAGAAATGACACCCCAACCAGTTATCGGTACTACACTATATCCAGCCAACATTTCAATATTTTTAGTATTCGTGACTAGCTGTGCACCATTTTTCCCTGATACTACTGCTTTCACTACTTTATTTTCCATTACAACATCATTGATGCGACTTGGATCTTGATGGTAGATAATACGTCCATCTGCATCTACTACAAACACATAAGAACCGTCATTATAATAATGCTCCCCTAACAGCAAATTAAATACATTATGTTCTTTTAAATAAATTGTACCTGCTACCATTCCCAAGTATTCGTTCTGCGCTGAAAATATAGGATAGGAGATAAAAATAATTAGTCTCCCTGTAATCCCTTTATACGGTTTCGATACGAGAGGCGTTTTTTTGGATAATGCCTCTTTCCCTCCTACAGAGGTCAAATACTTTCCTTTTACATCTACAGAAGGTGGTGAAACTGACAGTACTAGACCATCGGCATTCGACACTATAACGGAGTTAAACATATTATTTTGCATTTTCAAACGGTCTGTTTCTTTATCCAATGCTGCTTCATCGCCCATAATTGATTCCATATGATCTGCGCTGTAACCTAAAATTTGAAAGGCTTCTTCTAAGTAGGCGCTTGCGGTAGTTGCCAATTTTTGAGCATATACACGATTTGTTTCAAGTGAATTTTCCTTGATGGAATCCACATTCATACGATAACCACTCCATATGCTACCGATGCTTGTGAAAAAAAACGCTGCCATAGCTAAACCCATTATTAAATGTTTTAGCCTCAACTGTCTTGATTTCATTGTCTTCTTTTACTCCTATTTATGTATTTTGACTAGCTATTACTTAAGTTAAAAGACGCATATTTCTTAATCTATTAAAACACATATATCATTTTATTTTACAATTTATTTGTATATATTTAAAGTTATTGTAAAAGCAATATTGTCAAAGGCCTATATAATTATTGAAAAGCAAAACTATTATCATAATTTGGACATAAAAAATTACTATAACCTTAGTTATAAATTTTATTGTCAGTATATTTTCGTATTTTTTAATAAGTATTTGCTGATAACACTTTAAGTAATTGCTAAATTAAGCTTTCTATCGGAATTGCCTGATAAGAGCTGCACTTTCCCCTTCGTCGGCACTTATCATTCAATTATATAATAATCCCTTGATTATTTGCGGGAAAAATCTCATTGAAAAAATAAGCGCAAAAAAGACTATTTACAATCATCGGAACTGACCCCAATAGGTATAGACAAATAAAAAAAGCATCTTCGATTGAAATTCGGGTATAGATACTTAAATTTCAATTTGGAGGTGTTTTTTCTATGGGAACAAGAGTGAGTTATCCCTATGAAGTAAAAATGAAAGCGATTAAGATGCGATTAGCGGGTGTACCTGTCAAACAGATTCTATTGGAATTAAATATACGCCATAAAACACAGGTCGAAACATGGGTGCGTTGGTATAGAAATGGTGAAGTCAATCGTTTGAAACAACCTGTAGGCAAACAATATATCTTTAATAAGGGTCCTGAACCGGACAATGAACAAACGAAATTAGCATTGGAAAACCGTTATTTAAAGCAACAAATTGAGGTGCTAAAAAAGTACGCAGAGTTGGAGAGGAAGTGGTTGGAGAAGTAGCAGTACAGTTAGTTGCGTCACTAAGAAGCATGATGTCTGTAAAGGACATTTGTAAACACTTTGGGATTGCACGATCTACCTACTATCGTTGGAAACAGGCATCAACCGATGCAAGGTCTCGTCAAGCAATAGAGAGACGTATCGGTGAACTCTGTCGAGCAAATAAATTTCGCTATGGCTACAGAAAAATTACAGCACTCTTACGTCAAGAAATGTGCGTCAATCATAAAGTGGTTCAACGTATCATGCAAAAATATGGTTGGCAATGTCGCGTGAAAGTGAAAAAACGGAAACGAACAGGACAACCTTATGCAATCGCAGCAAATTTATTAAATCGCGATTTTGAAGCCACCGCACCGTTACAGAAGCTCGTAACTGATATTACTTACTTGCCATTTGGTCAAAAACAGTTGTATCTTTCAAGTATTCAAGATTTATATAATGGTGAAATTATTGCCTATTCGATTGGAGACTGCCAAGATACTGATTTTGTGCTGGATACATTAGCTCAACTTCATCATTTGCCCGAAGGGTGTACGTTGCACAGTGACCAAGGGGCGGTATACACATCGTATGATTATCAACAGGCCGTAAAAGCAAAAGGCATTACCATGAGCATGTCCCGTAAAGGTACGCCCGCTGATAATGCCCCAATCGAATCGTTTCATTCTGTGTTAAAGTCTGAAACATTCTACTTAGACAATTTGAACAGTACTACGACGGCCATCGTAGAACAAACTGTCAAAGACTATATAAACTATTATAACAATAACCGAATTCAAACGAAACTAAACAACCAGTCGCCGGTTCAATACCGACAACTGGTTGGGTAATGCTTTTTTGATTACTGTCTTATATATCGGGGTCAGTCCCATCATTGCAAATAGTCTCTTTCTATTATATTTCTCCTTTTCGTACATGCTCAATTAATCTTTCTAGGTATTGTATGGAGCCCTGTATTCTAAAATTCGCATAATCGCTAACAAATTCAGCCAGCACTTCTACTCCTGGTTTCATAAACTGTTGTCTATCTGAATTAAAGAGATTATCCCATTTTGAATGCATCGCGTTTAACTTTTTTTCTAAAATATGAATAACCCGATCGCGGTCAACATGTTTGATATTGGCTAAACCAATAACCATATCACCAATTGTGTTTGCATTTTCAAGTGATTTATAAATCTTTTTTGGCAAGGCTTCGCGTCCTTTTTCCGTTATAGCAAAAACATGCTTATCTGGTCGATTATCTTCTTTTATAACTTCTTTCGTCTCAATTAGTCCTTGCTTCGCTAACGATTCAAAATGATAGTATAACTTACTTTCCGTCAAACCATTAATTGAGTCAAGAGACTGTAATTCAGAAATTTGTTTTTTTAAATTATAAGGATAATTATCTTCTTCCATAAGCTTGCTAAGAATGAAAATTTGAATTGCCATTATTTCAGCTCCTTAGGCAAATATTAGTTCCATTTTATCAAAACTAATGATTTACTTCATCAGAATTTTAAGTGCATATTTCTTTGCTCTATTGTTCTACAGTTATTGGTAGGGGTTTATGAAGCATCCAAACGATCAGTACATTTATAACCATCGCTACAAATCCAACTGTTGTTAATCCTAAAATAAAAGGTGTGGCACTAATACTACCAAAAATATTGCTAAAGTATGCTTGAACAGAATAATACATTGGTGAAATATGGCTAATCCACTCATACGGTAAATACATCATTTCACGAGATATTGTTGCACCGTTAGCGATTGTCTGAATTAATAAAATTGGAATGTTTAAAATCATTCCTGCTTCCCCAATTAATAACACAACAACCGCATTGAAGTTAAAGCATGCCCAATAAATTAAAATTTGTTGGCCTAATATTTGGAAGAACACATCAGTTCCCGATAAATCATTGATAGCAAATGACATGCCCGTTGAAACAAGCCCAGCCAAAATACCAATGAGTATCGCTGTTAATTGCATATAAACGAATAAACGTGTTTTCGTTGCTTTCCCACGATTTGCTTTAAACGCTCCCACTAATTGCATTGCGCCAATCATAGCACCTACATAAAGCGCCATCGTTAAAAACATTGGTAGCATATTGTTATGCATGCCGTCTGGCACATCATTAATTGTCTCGATATTTCCTACATAGCTATTTTCAATTTGCTCTGCTAATTTGGCTGCTTGCTCTTGTGGTAAATGTAAGTTCATTAAAATCCCTTGCGCTGTTTGTTGTGAAAACTGTGCACTTAGTTGCTCATTTATTTGCATAACAATTTGTTGCATAGAGGACGATACAGCGGTTGCACTTGCTTCGTTAATGGAGAAATCGATGCTTGATGAAACATCTCCTTTTTGTAAATCAGCAGAAAATGTCTCTGGAATGTGAATGACTAACGCTAAGTCGTTTTTCTCTAAATCTTTTAATGCCTCTTTATTAGTAATATCTGTTTCAATATCCTTAAATGGAAGCTGTTCAGTTAAGCTATCAGCTATTTGGGCACCATATTCCCCTTTATCATCATTAATAATCGCAATTGGTAATGCATCAATATTGCCTGGTATCGCTGTGTAACCTGGTAGGAAGATACCCAACATACATACAGCATAAAAGATCCCCATAAAAATAGAGCCCTTGGCACCTTTCGTTTTTAAAAATTCATTAAACTTCATTTAATTAGTACTTCCTTTCTACGAACACCTAGTCTATTTATATTCTAAACAAAGTAGTTTAATTTAAGTAGTTTAATTAAACCGTGAGTGTAATTTTACAAAAATACTGTTTACTTTGCAATAAATAAAGATAGCCGACTATCATTAATTTTTATTTTTTGTCCAAACTGTGAAGTAGAAAATGGCATATTATCAACATTACAAAACGTTAAACACACATCGCGCAACAAAAAAGCATTGCAGTTAAAAACTGCAATGCTTTTTTATAGTGTATAGCACCCATAGGCATTACCTATTCATCTCGTTAAATAAATCATAGCCATAAAATAAAAATTTTAATTTTACTTTTATAATACATTGTTCAATTCTTCTATTTTTTTCTTCTTCAGAATACTCCATTGGCATTTTTACACAAACACCTAAATCAATCCACTTGATTATTTCTTGTTCTTTATCCCAATAGATATGTTCTAGTTTAAAATCAAAATCATATCGATTGACACTCATCATGTCCTTTTTGGCTTTAATCAATTGATTAAGAATTTTTCTTAATTCTTCAAGACTTATACCTTCTTTTAGCATCTCTAAAAGCGTTTTACCTTTTGCTTTTTCTATAAATAAATAATCTCTTTTTTTATAAGCGAACATCTTAGGAAAATATGGACTATCATGTAACTCCAGCAAAGCACAAATATCATTATCGCCTTTTCCGTCTGGTAATAACTTCTTTAATATAATTTCTTGTTCTTTATCCTCAAAAACAATGGAACGTCTTCTAGAATTTTGTATAATTTTCACATCTTTATTTAACACTCTTTTAAAGTTATATAAGTAAATTGAATTCTTACTTTCTTTCGGTAGCTTATGAAAAAATTTTGTTATTTGCACAGTCAATGCTCCTTTCATCCATAAAAAAATTTTAAAAAATATTTGGTTATTATTCAATAATTGACAAAAATGTTTTTTTAAAATAATTAAATACTATATTTTAGGAGTGTCAAAATAGCTGTGGACAGTTTGTGGGCTTGACAAAAGGATTTGTGGGCAAAAAAAAACGTTGGAGCCCATGAGCTCCAACGTTTTTTGATTAATACATTTTTAAATATTGGTCGCGTTCCCATTGGTGTACAGTTGTACGGTACATATCGAACTCGATTTCTTTTGCTTCTTTGAAGTTTGCGTAAATGTGTTCACCTAAAGCTGATTGAGCCACTTTATCTTGTGCAAGTAATGTTAACGCATCGTCTAGTGCTGGTGGTAAATTCGCAATACCGTTTGCTTTGCGTTCTTCTTCTGTCATTACATAGATATTGCGGTTAATCGCTGCAGGTGGCGTTAATTGTTGACGGATACCTTCTAGACCCGCTTCTAAAATAACAGCCATCGCTAAATATGGGTTTGCTGAAGGATCCACTGAACGTACTTCTACACGAGTTGAAAGTCCGCGTGCAGACGGGATACGAATAAGTGGTGAACGGTTTTGTGCAGACCATGCAACATAACATGGCGCTTCATAACCTGGAACTAAACGCTTATAAGAGTTTACTGTTGGGTTTGTTACGGCTGTGAATCCTTGTACGTGTGCAAGAACACCTGCCATAAATTGCATTGCTGTTTCAGAAAGACCTAGCTCTGTAGATTCATCGTAGAATGCATTTTCTTTCCCTTTAAATAAAGATACGTTGAAGTGCATACCAGAGCCTGCTTCACCGAACAATGGTTTTGGCATAAATGTAGCATGTAGACCGTGTTTACGTGCAATTGTTTTAACAACTAGTTTGAATGTTTGGATGTTGTCACAAGCTGTAATAGCATCTGCATATTTAAAGTCGATTTCATGTTGACCTGGTGCTACTTCATGGTGTGAAGCTTCGATTTCAAAGCCCATTTCTTCAAGCTCTAACACGATATCACGACGACAGTTTTCACCTAAATCTGTAGGCGCTAAGTCAAAATAACCACCGTGGTCATTTACTTCTAATGTAGGTTCACCTTTTGCATCTAATTTGAATAAGAAGAATTCTGGCTCAGGTCCTAAGTTGAAGCTTGTGAAGCCCATATCTTCCATTTTTTTAAGGATACGTTTTAAGTTGTTACGTGGGTCACCAGCGAATGGTTCGCCTTTTGCAGTGTATACGTCACAGATGAAACGTGCTACTTTCCCTTTTTCTGAAGTCCAAGGGAACACTACGAAAGAATCTAAATCAGGATATAAATACATATCCGATTCTTCAATACGCACGAAGCCTTCAATGGACGAGCCATCGAACATCATTTTGTTTTCTAGTGCTTTGTCTAGTTGACTAACAGGAATTTCAACGTTTTTAATAGTACCTAGAATATCCGTAAATTGTAAACGAATGAAACTTACATTTTTCTCCTCGATTAAACGCTTGATGTCGTCTTTTGTGTATTTACCCACAGTTTTCCACACTCCTATAAATTGTCTTGCTTATATCATTACCCTACCCTACTAAAAAAATAATAAACTGATTGTAATTTGAACCATTTCGTATTTATTTTAATAGAATCGGGATAAATCCCCACGTCGGATGGATGATTTCTGCATGCGCTGCGCTTGACGCATTTCTTCGCGCATAATCCGACGTAATTCTGTGTCGGTTAAATCTGGTTCTTCAGCGGCAATAGGATCTGATTTTTTGGCAAATATTTTTTTAATCTTCGCCATATTCATGCCCTGCTCCAAGTAATCTTTTATTTCAAGAAGTATATCGACGTCATTTAATGAAAACATACGACGATTGCCTTCTGTTCGGTGTGGCTCAATTAAATGGTGTTCTTCATAATAACGAATTTGGCGTGCCGAAAGCTCGGTCAATTGCATCACGATACTCATAGATAATAACGGCATAGTTCGTCTAATTTCACGACTCATTTAAGTCCCCCCCAATACCCGCTTATCATATAACGAAAAAAATTCACTGTCAACAAAGATGTTAGGTTTCCTAACATGGTTTTTTAATTTTTTTTAGAATTGATGCAAAATTGTTAAAAACTAGTCAAAATACCTGAACGAAACATACACATTTACAGTTTATCTATTTATATTAGAGACAAGCCCCATCACTAAACTGTAATGGGGCCTTGTTAATAAAGTCTATTTTTGTAAGCCTTGAACTGCACTACAAATAGCAAATTTCACGTGCTCATATGTCAAGCCACCTTGAATAAATGCTGTAAATGGTGGACGAATTGGACCGTCTGCTGTCAGTTCAATACTCGAACCTTGAATAAATGTGCCTGCCGCCATAATAACATCATCCTCGTAGCCTGGCATATAAGCAGGCTCTGGTGCATAATGCGCATTAATTGGCGAGTTGGCTTGAATTTCACGACAGAAAGCAACCATTTGCTCGGCTGTATTAAACGATACCGATTGAATTAAATCTGTACGTTCAGTATGATAACTTGGGAACGTCGTCATGCCTACTTCCTCTAACATAGCCGCTGTGAAAATCGCACCTTTTAATGCTTGGCTGACTACATGTGGTGCTAGGAAAAAGCCTTGGTAAAAGTCACCTAGCGTATTTAATGTAGCGCCTGCCTCCGCACCAATTCCTGGTGATGTCATACGATATGCACATTTTTCTACTAAGTCAGCTCGACCTGCAATATAACCACCTATTTTAGCTAAACCGCCAC
This genomic interval from Lysinibacillus sphaericus contains the following:
- the glnA gene encoding type I glutamate--ammonia ligase, whose protein sequence is MGKYTKDDIKRLIEEKNVSFIRLQFTDILGTIKNVEIPVSQLDKALENKMMFDGSSIEGFVRIEESDMYLYPDLDSFVVFPWTSEKGKVARFICDVYTAKGEPFAGDPRNNLKRILKKMEDMGFTSFNLGPEPEFFLFKLDAKGEPTLEVNDHGGYFDLAPTDLGENCRRDIVLELEEMGFEIEASHHEVAPGQHEIDFKYADAITACDNIQTFKLVVKTIARKHGLHATFMPKPLFGEAGSGMHFNVSLFKGKENAFYDESTELGLSETAMQFMAGVLAHVQGFTAVTNPTVNSYKRLVPGYEAPCYVAWSAQNRSPLIRIPSARGLSTRVEVRSVDPSANPYLAMAVILEAGLEGIRQQLTPPAAINRNIYVMTEEERKANGIANLPPALDDALTLLAQDKVAQSALGEHIYANFKEAKEIEFDMYRTTVHQWERDQYLKMY
- a CDS encoding MerR family transcriptional regulator; protein product: MSREIRRTMPLLSMSIVMQLTELSARQIRYYEEHHLIEPHRTEGNRRMFSLNDVDILLEIKDYLEQGMNMAKIKKIFAKKSDPIAAEEPDLTDTELRRIMREEMRQAQRMQKSSIRRGDLSRFY